In Methanococcus voltae, the sequence AATTATATTCTCCAAATGGAAATGCTACACAATGTAGTGATTATGAATGTATGGTAATACCAGACTCCGAATATGTTGAAAAAACCATTAAAATTGGAGATACGTTTGAAATATCACTTAATGAAAACCCTACTACTGGCTACGAATGGCAATACGTTAGTGATAATAAATTAGAGTTATTAAGCGAGGAATATATGCCAAATAAAAATACATTGGGAATTGTGGGGCAAGGTGGAAGTCATACGTGGAAATTTAAAGCTGTTGAAGAAGGTATATCAACACTTAAATTTATGAATGGCAGAATTTTTGAAAATACATCTGTTAAAAATATATTTTATGAAATAAAAATAATAGGCGAAAATTACGACATAGCTCTTGAATCAGGGGATTCAAACACTATAAATATGATAGTACCTAAAGATAAAATCTTCGACGTTAAGCTTTATGATGGCGATACAGATAAAACTTGGAAATTAAATCCGTATTATATGGGGGTAAGGGTAGTAGATGAAGAATATCTCCCAGATAAAACTTCTGAGAATGGAATTCTTCCCATAAATGATACAGGCTATAATGTTTGGAGATTAAAAGCTACACGGTCTGAAAATGTACAGGTACTCTTTGAATACGTAAATAATAGCGGTTATGTATTTAAAAATATGACTTATAACTTAACCATTATGCCAAGCTACACTACATCGTATAAAGGAATCGGATTAGGGCAAGAATTTATCTTGGAATTACCTGAAAATCCTACTACGGGCTATACTTGGTACTGGCACATTGATGACGAAGAAATCATAAACTTGACTGAGGAAAAATATATCCCAAACGATATACATATTATTGGAAGTGGAGGAAATAAATTCTGGATATTTGAAGGGTTAGAAAAGGGCACTACAAACATTAAATTTGAATACAAAAGAAGTTGGGAAGATGAGCCAATTTTAGAATATTTATTGACTGTTTATGTCAATTAAATTTACCATATTCTTTTATTTTTTAATTTTAGTTTTAATTTTAGTTCTATTATTATTTTTATTATTTTTATTATTATTATTATTATTATTTTTATTATTATTATTATTATTATTATTATATTCTTTTTTAAAATAATATAATTATTACATATTAAATATGAATCATAATTTATCAACATTTTATACGTAATCGTAATAAAAAAATAATATATAATAGGAAAAGATACTAAAGTAAAATAAAAATAATAAATTCAACGTATAAATTTTAAAAGTCGATATTCATAATAATTTAGTAAAACTATGGTGCAAGTATGTTATATGTGATAGGAACAGGACCTGGAAATAATCAATTTATTACAAAAGAAGCTGACGAAATTTTAAAAAATGTAGACTCAATAGTCTGTTATAAAGGATACAAGGAATTTGTGGAGCATTATGGTAAACCAATTCATAACACGGGTATGACTAAGGAAATAGATAGGGTCAAATTTGCTTTAGAAAAAGCTAAAACTGAAAATATAGCCCTTGTTTCGAGTGGAGATGCCACGATTTATGGTATGGCGTCATTAGCTTATGAATTAAATAACGAATATAACTATGATGTAGAAGTTAAAACCGTTGCAGGTTTATCCTCTGCAAATATGTGTTCTTCAATTTTAGGGGCTCCTTTAAACCACGATTTTGCCACCATCAGTTTAAGCGATTTATTAACTCCTTTTGAAATAATAATGAAAAGAATACTCTGTGCTTTAGAAGGAGACTTCGTTATTTCATTATATAATCCGTTAAGCACTAAAAGAAAAGAACCATTTTTGCAAACTATGGATTTCATAAAATCTTATGCAAACGATAGAGAAATTAATTACATAATCGGTATTGTGAAAAATGCAGGTAGGGATACAGAAGAATTCAAAATAACCACTATTAATGAGTTAATGGATAATTTAGAGGAATTTATGGAATATATTGATATGAAAACTACTCTTATCATAGGTAATACAAACACCAAAATAATAGATAGTAAAATGATAACCCCGAGAGGTTATTTTAACAAGTATATTGATAACAAATAATTAATGACCGATTAACCATTAACTAATCTTTGAGTAAATATTTTTTAAAAGCCACATTACTTAATTAAATTAAATATCTACTTTTTTAAGTTAATTTTAACAAAATAAACTTTATTTTAAAATGATATAAGTATATAAAGGATAAAAATATAATAAAATATAAAAATAATACTTTTAAAAAAATAGTATTATTTAATTTATGATAAGACCATAAAAGCAATTTCAACGGTGGAAAAAATGCACGGGGATATATATTTAATCGAATTGGAATCCATGAAAAATAGCCCCATACATAGTATAGACCCCCGTGTGAAGCTAATAACAATAATTTTCATAATAGTTTGCAGTTCATTATTCAATAATTTAACGATGATGGCTTTATTTGAAATTTATTTAATCATAAGTCTATTATTATCAAATTTATCCCTAAAAATGACGATTTTAAGAATATTAATGATATTACCGTTTGGAATCTTTATAGTGTTATTTCAACCGTTTATACGTGGTGAAACAGTTTTATATTCGTTTTTTGGGATTAATATATTTTTAGAAGGGCTAAATTTTGGAATATTATTGTTTGCAAAGTTTTTTGTAAGTATTACCTGCATTGTACTACTATCATCAACTACACCAACTTTTAAAGTAGTGGAAGCACTTAAAAAGCTTGGACTACCTGCTTTTATGTCCATGGTACTTGGTTTAATGATTAGATATATCTACCTAATTTTTGAAAATATGCAAAAATTACTAATATCTCATAAATCACGTGGTCAAAATCGTAAAAAAGTAAGTTATATTTCGCAAATAAAAAATATTGGCAATTTAATTGGCACATTGTTTTTAAAATCATATGAACAAGGTGAACGTACTTATTTTGCTATGCTTTCCCGAGGATACGGGGAAAATTCTGATATTTGTGCTTTAAATTATAAAATAAGGATTTTTGATATACTATATGTTGTACCAGTGATTTTAATACCGTTGTTAGTATTATTTTATAATTTAAATTTATTTTAAAGATTTTTGCATATATAAATAATAAAAATAAACTAATAAACTAATAAAAATAGGAATTAAAATTTAATTAATTTTAATTAATTTTAATCAATATTCGATTAAAATTCTTTAGTTATGTCAAATTCTTGAATACCTCTTATATTCATTTCGTAATCGTCGTTTCTCATTACAACATTACCATAGAATACGTATTCATTGCCAATTGCCAAATTTAAAGCTTCGATATTCTTTTCTTTTAATTCGTCAATTGAAAGACCCGTTAATTTTGAGATGTTTGCATCGTAAACTCTGGCGTTTATAGTTCCTGTTCCGTCATCTAACACTATTGTAGCAGTTAATACTTCATTAGGTTCTACTTCTCCGCAAGTTTCACAAACACCGACTCCTGAATTACTGTCAACTACAGATAGTCTTTTTCTACAGGTTGGACACAAATTTAAGATTAAATCTTGTTTTCTGTAGTCTACCACAGTAGCTTGTAATTCAACTTTTGACTCTTCGTTGATATCTACAATGTGTTTCCTAACTGAAACTAAATTTAAATCTTTTGGGTTTATTTCAATATTTGTGTACTTATTAGTATTTATATCATAATAACCGTTGTTTTCTTTTATTTTAGCGTGTAAAACCTTTAAAGTGTCTCCTTCCGTTATTTCTAAGTTGGTATTATCGTCCCATAAGGTCATTCTAACAGTTTTATCGCCATCACTTAATTCAATAGACTTTACAAGTCCTTTTGAACCGTCATATCTGCTGAATTCTTTTGCAGGATATGAAGAATATACTTTTGCTCCGAAAGAAACATCATCGGCATCTAATTCTTTATTTTCAAATTTTTCAACTAAATCAGAAACTGAATTTAATTTAATTTCTGTTTTTGATTTTTCTATTAAATTTAATGATGATGCAAAGGTAAATGTTAAATCAACAACTTCAGAATCGGTCATCCTATTCATATATTTTTTTGTCTTACAATTTATAAGACTAATTTCATCGCCTTCGTCAATGCCATCTAATTTAACGATATTGTTTCCCCAAAATACTGCCCTAACATTACCAGTTCCATCGGAAACTTTAATTTCTTGGACTTTTGCAACTCTATCGGGAAATTCAACTTCCCGTACAATGCTCTTGTTTAAAACTTTACCCTTTACGGAAACTAATTCCTTATCGTAATGTATTAAATCCTCAATAGATATTACATTGTCAACTTCCTTAGTTTCTGAAGAATCTGCTTTTTCAGTTGTTTCGATGGTATTGATAGAAATTTCTAATCCAGAATATCCCTGTTTAACAAAACCATTTATTAAAACTTTATCAAAAGCATTGACATCCATTTTTGCTAAATCATTCCATAAAGTAGCCCTTATTGTTCCAGTTTCGTCTTCTAAGATTAAAGACTTTAAAAAGCCTGTAGAACCATCTTTTTTATTAAATTCTTTTAAAGGATATGCTAATTTTACAGTTGCTTCGATACTTGCAGGTAAATTTTCAACGAGTTCAGAAATATTATAGTTCTCTTTTATTTTTGGGTAGTTTGATTCATCAAATTCATCTAATTTTTCAATTGATAATTCAGAACCGCTGTTTAATTCCATTTTGTTATTCCAATTCCTTGCGAAAGCATTTTCAATTTTTATTACGTCTCCTTTTTTTAGACCTATAATTAAATCTGCCTTATCATTCCATAAAGTTAATCTTATAGCTCCAGAATTATCTGCAATCCTTAAAGATGCTAATTTACCGGTGGAACCATCTTTTTTATTAAATTCCTTGATGTTTGAAATCTCTATTATTCTTCCTGTGATTTCCACATCTCTTTGACCTTCCAATATATCAGAAATCTTATAGTCAAAATCTTCATCTTCTTCATATGGTATGTCAATTTTTAGCTCCTGTGCAACTAACATTAAAGCCCCTTTCTCATCGATTAAACCGGAAGCGTCATCTATTTTTTGAGATATTTTAGAATCCAGTTCTTCTTGAGACATTTTTTGTAAAATACTATTTTTTAATTTTTCGATATTCATAGATTACACCAGTGAATTTTTAAATTTCCAATATTGAATAAATATATTGAATAAATATATTGAATGAATAATATGGTAAATATGATAAAATATTTTAGTTATTATATAATTAATCTAAAAATTATTAACATATTGTCGTAGTGTATGAGATATATTTTTTAATGACAATATGCTGTTTAGATACTATTTCAAATGATAAATTGTAAACTTGTTAAAGTTATATCTATTAAAGATATTTATTATTTATTATTTATTATCAACTATCATTATGTATATTATCATAAAATATAAAAAAAGTACAATATTTAATAAATTGTGAAAATTATATATAACATAAAATAATATGTAATATTATTTTAAAAGGTAGTTGTATATCAATCACCAAATAAAAATCTTAAAAATTTAAAAATAATATATTCTTTTAAAAAATAAAACGTTCATTATCGAATATAATACATACAATTATATAATACGACTTAGAATATATTTAATATTACACTAATTATTTTCCACATATAAATTAATTTAAAGGTTAATTATATCCATACGATTATGTACAAAAATAGAATATATATCAAATATGGACAATTAATATAATAATTAAAAAAATCTGAAAATTTAAAAATATTTAAAAATTTAAGGAGATTCAATTTCACCAACAAGTAGCTGAGGGATTTTATGAATGAAAATTTAACCAAAGTGCTAAATAATTTAAAAAAGGATAGTTGGTACTCCAAATTAAACTCCATAAATACACTTGGGGGTTTAATCTTCCAAAATCATTATGATGCAAAAATATCATTATTAAGCTTGATTATGGAATTAACGTCTTCAAAAGCAGTCGTTCAAACAAGAGCACTATGGGCCATAAACAACATATTAAAACAATATCCCGAACTATCTTACTTAGCATTCCCATACATTTTAAAAATGGCAGATAGTAAAGTAGTTGCTACCAAAAACATTGCTCGAGATATGCTTACAAAACCCGGTATGAAATATACAAAGGATAGATACAATACGATATTATCAAAAGAATTGTATTCGTCAGACGTAATTGTAAGAATGAATGCAGTCACCAAAGTTTGGAAAATATTTCCTACAGACCCTAATTTATTATGTACCCTTATTCCGTCATTATTTAACGATAATATTGAATATTCAAGAGACGACAGGTTTATGCAAGGGTTAGTATCGTTGTTAGTACTGCAAAGCCATAATAAAGAAGTAATCGACCAATTTTCTGATTATATAGGGATAATAAACCTATACAAAAATTTCATTAGAGAATTTAATAGAAGTGAAGTATTATATTTACTAAACAGCAACGATTCAAAAGATATAGTTATTGGACTTACATTAATAAATACAAATCCGGAAAAGGTTAATTCCGAAATAATAAGTAAATTATTAGAATTATCAAAAAACGAAAGATGCGATATCTTTTTGAAATATAAAGCGATTATGGCATTATCATTAATTGCACAAAAATGTTCACCAGTTCGTGAAAAGATAATAAACATACTTAAAAGGTCATTAGATGAACAACCTAATAATTTATATACATTCTTAACACTTACGTGTCTCAAATATCTTGGAGAAACAATTGCAACTGAAAAATATATTAAAAGTCAAAATGAGTTAGTTAGAGCAATTGCTGCCCAAACTGCTTCATATGATAATTTAGGATTGCTAAATCTATACGACGAATCAAGTATAATAAATTGTATGTCCATAATGCACAGGTTGACTAAAAAAGACGTTCCTGAAGAGATACAACAAAAATATATTAAACAACTTTATGACCCGTGGAGCTATATCAACGTAAAAAGAAAATATATGTATATGGACCTTAAAGATGTGGAAAAAACACTTAATAAAAACCTCCATACCTGGAAAAGTGAAGATTGGGTTTCAAAAGTAATCACAATGGTTGATTTAGGGTGCAAACTACATAATAATCCTAAAGAGTACTCTGAAGAGTCGATACAAATACTTAAAGATAGTATTAATGACAGCTTTGGTATTGTAAGAACTGAGGGTATTTGGGTATTAAGAGTTGCTTTAGAATGTTTAGAGGACCCATTTGACATTTTAGAAGAAGTAAATGAATATATTCAGCCAGAAGTGTTAATAAATGATAATAATTTACTCGTTAGATTAAATTTCTTATTGCTATTGAAAAAATTTAATGAAATACTTTCAAATTATGAAGGTTGCGAAGATAGAAAAGAAGCAATTATGGCAGTATTTATAGATAGGGCTTTAAATGACGGTGCTTCCATAGTTTCTAAAACTTCAGAATATATTTTAAAATACGAGTACGGTATTGAAATAAATAAAGATGAGATAGACCTCGACTACATTATGAAATGTATCGAAAAATATCCTTATTCAACAACTCCTTTAGTTATCTACTATCTTAAAAAAGGAATTAAAACCAAAGGTGTTGAAAAATTTAAAATTGAATTTTTGAATAAAATATTTGAAAACAATAAACATTGTTTTGAAATAATTAATATATTCCATATGTTAGACATTCTTGAGTTAACTGATGAAGAAACTTTGCAATATGCAAGAAAAATGGTTGAATTATCACCTACCAAGTTCTTAGAAACTGAATCAAAAATTATTAAAAAATTATTAAATGATATAAATTGGACAACCCGTAAAAAAGGATTAGATTACATATCTAAATTATTAATGATAAATGAAGATTATGGAAATTTATTTAACGATGAACTTGTAAGTATTGCGTTATTCGATGACATTGTAGAACTTAGAAGTATTGCATCAGAATTATTAAATAAAACAGGTCATGGTAGTCCAAAAATTGATAAAAGGTATGCAATTAGCTATTTGTTTAAATCCACAAGTATGATTATAAACGGGTTGAAATTTGAAAATATAAGGGCGGTAGAAGGATTATATACTCTCTATTTAAGATGCGACAAAGTCAAAAATATGGAAGATATAATGATGATTGTAGCCAAATATAGGCGAAGTAATAAATGGTATGAAAGATTGTATGCCTATAAAATTATTCAAAAACTTGTTTCCGACTCCAAAATTGAAGAATTCCACTATGAAATAATTTCGTGGTGTACTGAAGATATGGAGGACCCCGTACCGATTATTGCAAACACTTGTAAGTCGATTTTGAGACTTGAGGACCATTTTGAATATTACAATAATAATGATGAAGAAGATTCCTTTAAAGAAAGAATAAAAAGATTAGAATTTTACTTAATGGATAGCGACTGGAACGTTAGGGTAGAAGCACTTAATTCATTACGTGAATTTATATCAGAAGGGCATTATTCGTATATTGAAGACGTAATCGGCAGATTACAAGACCCTCATTGGCGTGTTAAAACTACTGCTTTGGGCATTCTTTCAGATTTAGACTACGAATTAGTAGTTATTTCATTACCTGAAATCATAAATCTATTGCACGACCAAAGTGAAACCGTTGTATTGAAAGCGTTAATAACACTCAAAAAATTAGCGAATAAAGAACCGAGAATCCTCCCAAAAATTATGGATAGCGTAGAGGATATTGAAGCTTATTCTACTTGGAGTATCAAGGAAGAAATTACTAAATTAAAAATAATGAACTACAATTATTTAAAAAGAAATTAAATAAGATAAATTTATTAAATTGTATATTATTTATATATCTATTTCACATATCTATTTTTAAATGTACTATGTTCAATTTAATCAATTTTATAAGTCGCTTTATAATTGCACGTAAATTTTAACATAAATGTAAATGCAATTTTAATATAGTTATTTGGTGTTTATATGACTAATAAAGATAATATTAATAATAAAAATAATAATATTGATTCGAATAATAAAAACAAAAATTCAAAATTAAACAAATTTATCGTTTTTGAAGGTATTGATGGTAGTGGGAAATCCACACAAGCTAAAATGCTCGCAGATAGGATAAATGCGATATTAGATTATGAACCTACAAATTCAGAAGTGGGTAAACTAATTAGGAAAGGTCTTTCAGAAGGTTGTTTTGAAAAAGAGACTCTTGCACTAC encodes:
- the cobJ gene encoding precorrin-3B C(17)-methyltransferase; the protein is MLYVIGTGPGNNQFITKEADEILKNVDSIVCYKGYKEFVEHYGKPIHNTGMTKEIDRVKFALEKAKTENIALVSSGDATIYGMASLAYELNNEYNYDVEVKTVAGLSSANMCSSILGAPLNHDFATISLSDLLTPFEIIMKRILCALEGDFVISLYNPLSTKRKEPFLQTMDFIKSYANDREINYIIGIVKNAGRDTEEFKITTINELMDNLEEFMEYIDMKTTLIIGNTNTKIIDSKMITPRGYFNKYIDNK
- a CDS encoding OB-fold nucleic acid binding domain-containing protein, which encodes MNIEKLKNSILQKMSQEELDSKISQKIDDASGLIDEKGALMLVAQELKIDIPYEEDEDFDYKISDILEGQRDVEITGRIIEISNIKEFNKKDGSTGKLASLRIADNSGAIRLTLWNDKADLIIGLKKGDVIKIENAFARNWNNKMELNSGSELSIEKLDEFDESNYPKIKENYNISELVENLPASIEATVKLAYPLKEFNKKDGSTGFLKSLILEDETGTIRATLWNDLAKMDVNAFDKVLINGFVKQGYSGLEISINTIETTEKADSSETKEVDNVISIEDLIHYDKELVSVKGKVLNKSIVREVEFPDRVAKVQEIKVSDGTGNVRAVFWGNNIVKLDGIDEGDEISLINCKTKKYMNRMTDSEVVDLTFTFASSLNLIEKSKTEIKLNSVSDLVEKFENKELDADDVSFGAKVYSSYPAKEFSRYDGSKGLVKSIELSDGDKTVRMTLWDDNTNLEITEGDTLKVLHAKIKENNGYYDINTNKYTNIEINPKDLNLVSVRKHIVDINEESKVELQATVVDYRKQDLILNLCPTCRKRLSVVDSNSGVGVCETCGEVEPNEVLTATIVLDDGTGTINARVYDANISKLTGLSIDELKEKNIEALNLAIGNEYVFYGNVVMRNDDYEMNIRGIQEFDITKEF
- the cbiQ gene encoding cobalt ECF transporter T component CbiQ; the encoded protein is MHGDIYLIELESMKNSPIHSIDPRVKLITIIFIIVCSSLFNNLTMMALFEIYLIISLLLSNLSLKMTILRILMILPFGIFIVLFQPFIRGETVLYSFFGINIFLEGLNFGILLFAKFFVSITCIVLLSSTTPTFKVVEALKKLGLPAFMSMVLGLMIRYIYLIFENMQKLLISHKSRGQNRKKVSYISQIKNIGNLIGTLFLKSYEQGERTYFAMLSRGYGENSDICALNYKIRIFDILYVVPVILIPLLVLFYNLNLF
- a CDS encoding HEAT repeat domain-containing protein, coding for MNENLTKVLNNLKKDSWYSKLNSINTLGGLIFQNHYDAKISLLSLIMELTSSKAVVQTRALWAINNILKQYPELSYLAFPYILKMADSKVVATKNIARDMLTKPGMKYTKDRYNTILSKELYSSDVIVRMNAVTKVWKIFPTDPNLLCTLIPSLFNDNIEYSRDDRFMQGLVSLLVLQSHNKEVIDQFSDYIGIINLYKNFIREFNRSEVLYLLNSNDSKDIVIGLTLINTNPEKVNSEIISKLLELSKNERCDIFLKYKAIMALSLIAQKCSPVREKIINILKRSLDEQPNNLYTFLTLTCLKYLGETIATEKYIKSQNELVRAIAAQTASYDNLGLLNLYDESSIINCMSIMHRLTKKDVPEEIQQKYIKQLYDPWSYINVKRKYMYMDLKDVEKTLNKNLHTWKSEDWVSKVITMVDLGCKLHNNPKEYSEESIQILKDSINDSFGIVRTEGIWVLRVALECLEDPFDILEEVNEYIQPEVLINDNNLLVRLNFLLLLKKFNEILSNYEGCEDRKEAIMAVFIDRALNDGASIVSKTSEYILKYEYGIEINKDEIDLDYIMKCIEKYPYSTTPLVIYYLKKGIKTKGVEKFKIEFLNKIFENNKHCFEIINIFHMLDILELTDEETLQYARKMVELSPTKFLETESKIIKKLLNDINWTTRKKGLDYISKLLMINEDYGNLFNDELVSIALFDDIVELRSIASELLNKTGHGSPKIDKRYAISYLFKSTSMIINGLKFENIRAVEGLYTLYLRCDKVKNMEDIMMIVAKYRRSNKWYERLYAYKIIQKLVSDSKIEEFHYEIISWCTEDMEDPVPIIANTCKSILRLEDHFEYYNNNDEEDSFKERIKRLEFYLMDSDWNVRVEALNSLREFISEGHYSYIEDVIGRLQDPHWRVKTTALGILSDLDYELVVISLPEIINLLHDQSETVVLKALITLKKLANKEPRILPKIMDSVEDIEAYSTWSIKEEITKLKIMNYNYLKRN